The genomic interval TATTCTGCTTTTGTTATTGGATTATTAGGGAGCCTGCATTGCCTGGGTATGTGTGGACCACTCGTACTGGCTTTACCAGTGCCAGCAGCTAGCCAATTGCAAGCCTTTTCAGGTAGATTAATATATAATATGGGGCGTATTCTCACTTATGCGTTTATTGGACTTATTCTCGGTATTTTCGGAGAAAGCCTTACTTTTTTTACTTCCCAGCAAAAACTTTCGGTGGTGATCGGGTCAGTAATGTTGCTGTTGATTGTATTACCTACCTATGTTTCCCGGCAAATGAATGGCCTGAGTCCACTCACCAGACTTACTGGAAAAATCAAGCAGCAATTTGCTTTACAGTTCTGCAAACGTACCTATAGCGCCTATTTTCTCAGCGGTATGCTCAATGGCTTGCTGCCCTGCGGACTGGTGTACATGGCACTAGCCGGAGCAATAGCCACAGGGAATAGCTTTTCTGGCATGTTCTTTATGGCTTTATTTGGACTAGGAACTTTACCTATGATGCTGGCAGTATCTGTAGCCGGACAATATATTACCCTGCAATGGCGTAGTAAGCTTACCCGAATCGTTCCTGTTTT from Rhodocytophaga rosea carries:
- a CDS encoding sulfite exporter TauE/SafE family protein: MLYSAFVIGLLGSLHCLGMCGPLVLALPVPAASQLQAFSGRLIYNMGRILTYAFIGLILGIFGESLTFFTSQQKLSVVIGSVMLLLIVLPTYVSRQMNGLSPLTRLTGKIKQQFALQFCKRTYSAYFLSGMLNGLLPCGLVYMALAGAIATGNSFSGMFFMALFGLGTLPMMLAVSVAGQYITLQWRSKLTRIVPVFTIFIACLFILRGLNLGIPLVSPAIAQTKATIHVTCCHKK